AGCCGTTGAGGTGTGGACAAACACCGCGTCGCATTGTGCCGCCAGGGAAGTCAGAGAATCGGCATACGGAATGCGCCAGGTTTCGCACACGCGCAGTGCCTTTTCCCGCGTTGGCGACCAGGCCGCCGCCAGCGTCCAGTCTGTTGCTGCGCCTAGCACAGGCAACCAGGCTTTTTGCGCAATGCCGCCAAGCCCTACCACACCGATACGTAAAGTTGTCACCGTTAATCTCCCAGATGTGCGAGTAGCGAATCCAGACGCTGCTTCAGTTCAGCCACTTCCGCTTCCAGCGCGTCGACGCGCGCGGCAAGTGACGCTTCCGCCGGGCTGACGTCTTCAACAACATTCACCAGCGTCTGCACATCGCCACTGAAAAGATGCATAAAGCGGCTTTCGCGTTTGCCTGGCTCTCTTGGCAGGCGCGCCACATAGGGCCCGTCTTCGCGCGTCGCCAGGTGTTCTAACGCATTTTCCACTTCAGCCATATCGCTGAACTGATGCATGCGTTCGCCGCGGGTGCGCAACTCGCCCGGCGTTTGCGGCCCGCGCAGTAATAACGTGGTGATGAGCGCCACCTCGGCAGAACTCAGTTTGAGATCGCCAAATTCAGAATTACAAAAACGCTGCTCATATTTTGTCACCCGGTTACCAAAACCGCTTACCGTGCGCAGATAATGGCGCTTGACCAGTTCATCCAGCACCGTCTGCACTTCGTGTTCAGCAAGGTTCATCACCGGTTCACGGTTGGTTTTTTGATTACAGGCCGTGACAACACCATTAATGGAGAGCGGATATTGCTCCGGCGTCGTCACCTGTTTTTCCAGTAGACAGCCAATCACCCTCGCCTCTACGGCGGTTAATTGATACTTCATCAAAACTCCTTAGCGACCGGGGGTCCATTCCTGCGTGGTTAATGCGGTAAGCACGTGATCGCGCCATTGCCCGTCAATTAACAGATACGATTTGGCATAGCCCTCTTTTTCAAAGCCAAGCCTCGCCAGCAAATCACCGCTGCGTTTATTGTGTGGCATGTAGTTCGCCATAATGCGATGCATATGTTGCGTGCGTTGCATATAGCGAATTGCCGTGGTGAGCGCTTCGAACATCAGCCCCTGCCCCTGCCATTTTTGGCCGACGGAATACCCCAGATAACAGGCATGAAAAGAGCCGCGCACCACGTTTGAGAAATTCGCCACGCCGACTATCTCTTTCTCTTCCGGATCGAGCAACGCAAAATAGAACGCGGAACCCTGCTTATGAAACTCATTGATCATGCTCAGGCGCGCCTGCCAACCGGAAGGATAACAATGGCTTTCATCGCGCACGGGTTCCCAGGGCTTTAAAAACTGGCGGTTTTCGGCGTAATAATCCGCCAGCCGCCAGGCGTCGCGCTCATGCACCAGGCGAACCACCAGGCGGTCTGTTACTAAGCGTACTTTCGGCACGTTACTGCGATAGCCAAACATGCATTACCACTCCTTCCGTTTTACGACACTTTTAACCCCTTCCCTTTACTATACAGTTGCTCTGGCGCTGTGGGAAAACAGCAACATGGCATTTTCTGCGTCAAACACCATTTTCGATGAAAAGTCTCAATCAAAGGCAGATGTTGATAAAAAAATATTGTCACCGCGAAGATGGGAAAAGGCCCGACGAAACCGCAGAATAAGAAGGTCTTATCTTTCTTATTTCCCGGAGGGGAAATGGCGCGCATATCGCAGGCAAGGAGCCTGGGTAAATATTTCCTGCTTGTCGATAATATGCTGGTTGTTCTCGGCTTTTTCGTTGTCTTCCCACTGATTTCTATCCGCTTTGTTGACCAGCTTGGCTGGGCGGCGTTAATGGTCGGCATTGCCCTCGGTTTGCGTCAGTTTATTCAACAAGGTTTGGGGATTTTCGGCGGTGCGATTGCCGACCGTTTCGGTGCCAAGCCGCTGATTGTCACCGGCATGCTGATGCGCGCAGGCGGTTTTGCCGCGATGGCGGTGGCACATGAACCCTGGCTGCTGTGGCTCTCCTGTATTCTTTCCGGGCTGGGCGGCACGCTGTTTGATCCGCCGCGCTCCGCGCTGGTGGTGAAACTAGTGCGCCCCAATCAGCGTAGCCGCTTTTTCTCGCTGCTAATGATGCAGGACAGCGCGGGCGCGGTTATTGGCGCGCTGCTCGGCAGTTGGCTGCTGCAATATGACTTTCGTCTGGTGTGCGCAGCTGGTGCGTTGATGTTTATCTTGTGTGCCGCGTTTAACGCCTGGCTGCTGCCTGCCTGGAAACTCTCGACGGTGAAAGCGCCGGTGCGCGAAGGTCTGACGCGCGTACTGCGTGACAAGCGCTTTGTGACTTACGTGCTGACCCTTACCGGTTATTACATGCTGGCGGTGCAGGTTATGTTGATGCTGCCGATTATGGTGAACGACATTGCCGGTTCCCCGGCGGCAGTGAAGTGGATGTACGCCATTGAAGCCTGTCTGTCGCTGACGCTGCTCTACCCCATTGCTCGCTGGAGTGAAAAACGTTTTCGCCTTGAGCATCGCCTGATGGCGGGTCTGCTGGTGATGTCATTCAGCCTGTTGCCGGTGGGGATGGTCGGCACGCTGCAGCAACTCTTTACGCTGATTTGCACCTTCTACATCGGCTCCATTATTGCCGAGCCAGCGCGCGAAACGTTAAGCGCACAGCTGGCCGATGCCCGTGCGCGCGGCAGCTATATGGGTTTCAGCCGTCTTGGGCTGGCCTTCGGGGGCGCGCTTGGTTATGCCGGTGGCGGCTGGCTGTTTGACGCCGGGAAAGCATTTAATCAGCCGGAACTGCCGTGGATGATGCTTGGCGTTATCGGGATGATCACCTCTATGGCGCTGCTGTGGCAATTCAGTCACAAACGTATTCGTCCGACCATGCTTGAACCCGGTGCCTGATTTGCGCGCAGGTTTTCCCTCTTCCATACTGGTAATTGATGGATAAGCCAGTATGGAGGAGAAACGTGAAACTCTACATTTACGATCACTGCCCGTTCTGCGTTAAAGCCCGCATGATTTTCGGCCTTAAGAACATCCCCGTCGAACTCAAGATCCTGCTCAATGATGACGAAGTCACACCCACAAAAATGATTGGCCAGAAAATGGCGCCGATCCTGCAAAAGGATGACAGTCGCTATCTGCCGGAAAGCATGGATATTGTTCACTATGTCGATAAGCTTGATGGCAAACCGCTGCTCACCGGCAAGCAAAACCCGAAAATTGAAGAATGGCTGCGTAAGGTGAATGGCTACGTTAATAAGCTGTTGATCCCGCGCTTCGCGAAATCGCCGTTTGATGAATTTTCCACGCCGCAGGCGCGGGCCTATTTCGTTGCCAAAAAAGAGGCCGCCATTGGCGATTTTGCCGAGCACCTCAGCCATTCCACAGGGCTAGCGAAAAATATCAGCGACGATTTACGTGCGCTGGATAAACTGATTGTTCAGCCCAACGCGGTGAACGGGGAACTCTCCGATGATGATATTCATCTCTTCCCGCTGCTACGTAACCTGACGCTGGTAAGCGGTATCAACTGGCCAAGCCGCGTTGCAGCGTACCGCGACAATATGGCGAAACAGACACAAATTAACTTGCTGTCATCGATGGCTATTTAACCGCCCGTGACGGAAGCGCACCCGCTTCCGTCATGCCTTTCAGCTTTTTCCGCTGGCCTTTATTTAGCGTGTGTCGCATGCTACGCCCCTGCGTCGTAGCATGGCGATCACGTTGAGGAATTCATGAAGAGAATCATTTTTGCCGCAGTATTACTGTTGAGCGGTGTGCTGGTGGGGTGCAATCAACTGACCCAATATTCTATCAGCGAACAGGAGATTAACCAGGCGCTACAAAAACGTAACGACTTCGCCAAAGACATTGGTGTGCCCGGCGTTGCGGATGCCCATATTGTGCTGAATAACCTGGCCAGTGAAATCGGTCGCGAAGAACCCAATAAAATCACGCTGACCGGTGATGCGAATCTGGATATGACCTCGCTATTTGGCAACCAGAAAGCCATTATCAAATTGAAGCTCAAAGCGTTGCCGGTATTTGATAAGGAAAAAGGCGCGATTTACCTGCAGGAGATGGAAGTGGTTAACGCCACCGTGTCACCGGAAAAAATGCAGACCGTGTTACAAACGCTGATGCCCTATCTTAATCAGTCGCTACGCAATTATTTTAACCAACGTCCTGCCTATGTGCTGAAAGAAGACAGCAGCAAAGGCGAGGCGCTGGCGAAAAAATATGCCAAAGGGATTGAGGTGAAACC
This genomic interval from Kosakonia sacchari SP1 contains the following:
- a CDS encoding YceH family protein; amino-acid sequence: MKYQLTAVEARVIGCLLEKQVTTPEQYPLSINGVVTACNQKTNREPVMNLAEHEVQTVLDELVKRHYLRTVSGFGNRVTKYEQRFCNSEFGDLKLSSAEVALITTLLLRGPQTPGELRTRGERMHQFSDMAEVENALEHLATREDGPYVARLPREPGKRESRFMHLFSGDVQTLVNVVEDVSPAEASLAARVDALEAEVAELKQRLDSLLAHLGD
- the rimJ gene encoding ribosomal protein S5-alanine N-acetyltransferase, whose protein sequence is MFGYRSNVPKVRLVTDRLVVRLVHERDAWRLADYYAENRQFLKPWEPVRDESHCYPSGWQARLSMINEFHKQGSAFYFALLDPEEKEIVGVANFSNVVRGSFHACYLGYSVGQKWQGQGLMFEALTTAIRYMQRTQHMHRIMANYMPHNKRSGDLLARLGFEKEGYAKSYLLIDGQWRDHVLTALTTQEWTPGR
- the mdtH gene encoding multidrug efflux MFS transporter MdtH gives rise to the protein MARISQARSLGKYFLLVDNMLVVLGFFVVFPLISIRFVDQLGWAALMVGIALGLRQFIQQGLGIFGGAIADRFGAKPLIVTGMLMRAGGFAAMAVAHEPWLLWLSCILSGLGGTLFDPPRSALVVKLVRPNQRSRFFSLLMMQDSAGAVIGALLGSWLLQYDFRLVCAAGALMFILCAAFNAWLLPAWKLSTVKAPVREGLTRVLRDKRFVTYVLTLTGYYMLAVQVMLMLPIMVNDIAGSPAAVKWMYAIEACLSLTLLYPIARWSEKRFRLEHRLMAGLLVMSFSLLPVGMVGTLQQLFTLICTFYIGSIIAEPARETLSAQLADARARGSYMGFSRLGLAFGGALGYAGGGWLFDAGKAFNQPELPWMMLGVIGMITSMALLWQFSHKRIRPTMLEPGA
- the grxB gene encoding glutaredoxin 2 gives rise to the protein MKLYIYDHCPFCVKARMIFGLKNIPVELKILLNDDEVTPTKMIGQKMAPILQKDDSRYLPESMDIVHYVDKLDGKPLLTGKQNPKIEEWLRKVNGYVNKLLIPRFAKSPFDEFSTPQARAYFVAKKEAAIGDFAEHLSHSTGLAKNISDDLRALDKLIVQPNAVNGELSDDDIHLFPLLRNLTLVSGINWPSRVAAYRDNMAKQTQINLLSSMAI
- a CDS encoding lipoprotein; protein product: MKRIIFAAVLLLSGVLVGCNQLTQYSISEQEINQALQKRNDFAKDIGVPGVADAHIVLNNLASEIGREEPNKITLTGDANLDMTSLFGNQKAIIKLKLKALPVFDKEKGAIYLQEMEVVNATVSPEKMQTVLQTLMPYLNQSLRNYFNQRPAYVLKEDSSKGEALAKKYAKGIEVKPGEIIIPLTD